From a single Intestinibaculum porci genomic region:
- a CDS encoding tyrosine-type recombinase/integrase, which yields MMRTNKLLNALRNYIETYLPDTKGLSNNTIKSYKATFRLLFEFFKVVYKLEPDQISFSSLDYDHLNAFLLWLESSRNDSASTRNQRLSALSSFSKYAQSRNFDAAVIFRNAVLSLPVKKAPVKMRQVMTREEVKIFLSLPDVNKPTERRNKVLLSFMYSTAARAQEVCDLTTTDISIRNGKYYVTLHGKGGKARIVPINKKMYKLLLQHIETKPRQYRNSKYVFNSQTNEQMSVSAIEEIFKKYQKMAKDKYSDMFNGNYTPHTMRHTAATHMLESGVSIPVIRSILGHSSIETTMIYARVNQAMVDKKVKEWNEEHFAIEPEANPKEIKDDLDFLK from the coding sequence ATGATGAGGACTAATAAACTGCTTAACGCATTGAGAAACTATATTGAAACTTATCTTCCAGATACAAAAGGACTATCCAATAATACCATCAAATCATATAAGGCAACTTTCAGACTGTTATTTGAATTCTTTAAAGTAGTTTATAAATTAGAACCCGATCAGATCAGTTTCAGCAGTCTTGACTATGATCATCTAAATGCCTTTCTACTCTGGCTTGAAAGCAGTAGAAATGACAGCGCTTCAACTAGAAACCAGCGACTTTCGGCACTGTCGTCATTTTCTAAATATGCTCAGTCACGTAACTTTGATGCGGCCGTTATATTCAGAAATGCTGTTCTATCATTGCCTGTAAAAAAGGCACCAGTTAAAATGAGACAGGTTATGACAAGAGAAGAAGTCAAAATATTTTTATCACTGCCTGATGTTAATAAGCCAACCGAAAGACGAAATAAGGTCCTGCTTTCTTTTATGTATTCCACTGCGGCACGTGCACAGGAAGTATGTGATCTAACGACTACTGATATATCCATTCGTAATGGAAAATATTATGTCACTCTTCACGGAAAGGGAGGAAAAGCAAGGATTGTTCCAATCAATAAAAAGATGTACAAACTTCTGCTTCAGCATATTGAAACGAAGCCTAGACAGTACAGAAATTCAAAATATGTCTTTAATTCGCAGACAAATGAACAAATGTCTGTTTCTGCAATTGAAGAGATATTTAAAAAATATCAGAAGATGGCAAAAGATAAATATTCTGATATGTTTAACGGTAATTACACACCTCATACGATGCGTCATACAGCTGCTACCCATATGCTTGAAAGCGGTGTTTCAATTCCTGTTATTAGAAGCATTCTTGGTCATTCATCAATAGAAACGACAATGATCTATGCAAGGGTAAATCAAGCAATGGTTGATAAAAAGGTAAAGGAATGGAATGAAGAACATTTTGCGATAGAGCCTGAAGCGAATCCAAAAGAAATTAAAGATGATCTTGATTTTCTTAAATGA
- the purB gene encoding adenylosuccinate lyase: MEKLEFECKTLSPLDGRYGKIKDALGDYFSEYALVKYRVFVEIQWLKYLIEHVDTPVLNDAKARDLSGVAKISSEFNYDSYKRIKEIEATTRHDVKAVEYFIDEKLKELGFEHLESFVHIGCTSEDINNTSYGCMIRDGLKNVWLPAATEFAKTIDGLAIKDAHLPMLAHTHGQPATPTTVGKEFKVYAYRLKSSIENIESIKIKAKFNGATGNYSAIGVPFPNINWEEANKDYVENYLGLTFNPFTTQIESHDYTCHILDGIRHFNNILMDLDVDMWLYISMEYFKQIPVKGEVGSSTMPHKVNPIRFENSEANADFSNNICVALSNKLPKSRMQRDLSDSSTQRNLGLAFGYSLQAISETTGGLAKCVVNEAKLAEDLNEKWEVLAEPIQTMLRKYGIADAYDQLKALTRGKNISKEAILEFAQGLDVLSEEDRQTLVNMTPASYIGRAADIAEKPLF; the protein is encoded by the coding sequence ATGGAAAAATTAGAATTTGAATGTAAAACATTATCCCCATTAGATGGACGATATGGCAAAATCAAAGATGCCTTAGGCGATTATTTCTCAGAATATGCGTTAGTAAAATATCGTGTATTTGTGGAAATCCAGTGGCTTAAATACCTCATTGAACATGTTGATACTCCTGTCTTAAATGATGCCAAAGCAAGAGATTTAAGCGGTGTCGCAAAAATCTCTTCTGAGTTCAATTACGACTCATACAAGCGCATCAAAGAAATTGAAGCAACTACGCGTCACGATGTGAAAGCCGTGGAATACTTCATTGATGAAAAATTAAAAGAATTAGGCTTTGAACACTTAGAATCATTCGTTCATATCGGCTGTACTTCAGAAGATATTAATAATACTTCTTATGGCTGTATGATTCGTGATGGTTTAAAGAATGTCTGGCTGCCAGCAGCCACTGAATTTGCGAAGACAATTGATGGTTTAGCCATCAAAGATGCGCATTTACCAATGTTAGCACATACGCATGGTCAGCCAGCTACGCCAACAACTGTTGGTAAAGAATTCAAAGTGTATGCTTATCGTTTAAAATCTTCGATTGAAAACATTGAAAGCATCAAGATCAAAGCGAAATTCAATGGTGCGACTGGTAACTATAGTGCCATTGGTGTACCATTCCCTAATATTAACTGGGAAGAAGCCAATAAAGACTACGTAGAAAACTATTTAGGTTTAACATTCAATCCATTTACCACCCAGATTGAATCTCATGACTATACCTGCCATATCTTAGATGGTATTCGTCATTTCAATAACATTTTAATGGATTTAGATGTTGATATGTGGTTATACATTTCAATGGAATACTTCAAACAGATCCCTGTAAAGGGTGAAGTAGGCTCTTCTACGATGCCTCATAAAGTCAATCCAATTCGCTTTGAAAACTCTGAAGCCAACGCTGATTTCTCAAATAACATCTGTGTTGCTTTATCAAATAAGTTACCTAAATCAAGAATGCAGCGTGACTTATCTGACTCTTCGACGCAGCGTAACTTAGGTTTAGCTTTCGGTTATTCCCTTCAGGCGATCTCTGAAACTACTGGCGGTTTAGCAAAGTGCGTTGTTAATGAAGCTAAGTTAGCAGAAGACTTAAATGAAAAATGGGAAGTCTTAGCTGAACCAATTCAGACGATGTTAAGAAAATATGGTATCGCTGATGCTTATGATCAGTTAAAAGCTTTAACCAGAGGTAAGAATATCTCTAAAGAAGCGATCCTGGAATTCGCTCAGGGATTAGACGTCTTATCAGAAGAAGATCGTCAGACACTTGTCAATATGACCCCAGCATCATACATCGGCCGGGCCGCTGATATCGCTGAAAAACCATTATTCTAA
- a CDS encoding tyrosine-type recombinase/integrase, with product MKTCNDLLTDSKNYLDIRKKVLSTYSFYHYKQIIREFNEYFSKSTLKDVSAINEMEITSFIRTITGKTSTVINKLIALRKFINYLNSIGYKIFVPELPENHDDYVPYIFSDDEISEILEYLDNLPLEKGMNPLLQYEMPMIIRIMISSGTRISATLHIKLGDFDPQMHTIIIRKGKNYKERIVPLNFSVSKMLIKYIDAMNISNPESYIFPNALNDNEPMKYKSVANKFHNVLLKLNIYDHSGYKTRGPCLHCLRHYFVINSLRKLIAEGIPIDNYIPYLSIYLGHDSLDETEKYLKFSPDIFTDEVELFSESILDILPEVENDED from the coding sequence ATGAAAACATGCAATGATTTATTAACTGATTCAAAAAATTATCTTGATATACGCAAAAAAGTGCTGAGTACCTATAGCTTCTATCATTACAAGCAAATAATCAGAGAATTTAATGAATATTTCTCTAAGAGTACATTGAAGGATGTTTCTGCAATTAACGAAATGGAAATTACATCATTTATCAGGACAATTACTGGAAAAACATCAACGGTAATAAATAAACTGATAGCTCTTCGCAAATTCATCAACTATCTTAACAGCATCGGATACAAGATCTTTGTGCCAGAACTCCCAGAAAATCATGATGATTATGTTCCATATATTTTCAGTGATGATGAGATATCTGAAATCCTTGAATATCTTGATAATCTACCCTTGGAAAAAGGAATGAATCCATTGTTGCAGTACGAAATGCCTATGATTATCAGAATAATGATAAGCAGCGGCACACGTATTTCTGCAACGCTACATATCAAGCTGGGAGACTTTGATCCTCAGATGCACACTATCATCATTAGAAAGGGTAAGAATTATAAGGAGCGTATTGTTCCGTTAAATTTTTCCGTATCTAAAATGCTTATAAAATATATCGACGCTATGAATATATCCAATCCTGAATCCTATATTTTTCCAAATGCACTGAATGATAATGAGCCAATGAAGTATAAGAGTGTTGCAAATAAATTTCATAATGTACTGCTGAAGCTTAATATTTATGATCACTCTGGATATAAAACACGAGGTCCATGCCTTCACTGTCTGAGACACTACTTCGTAATTAATTCTTTAAGAAAATTGATAGCTGAAGGAATACCAATTGATAATTATATTCCGTATCTCTCAATCTATCTTGGTCATGATAGCTTAGATGAAACCGAAAAATATCTTAAGTTCAGTCCTGATATATTTACTGATGAAGTTGAATTGTTTTCAGAATCAATATTAGATATTCTGCCGGAGGTGGAAAATGATGAGGACTAA
- a CDS encoding tyrosine-type recombinase/integrase has protein sequence MRRFNEFLQGEYHLYEPKDDPIEVLSALHRIIINGYQKYCRKKNNSDWTISSKRAAAIFFLRLIEESGIFDMSFDARDTTAALLHVKNNDQWNNIRLFLIYLHDAGSVSEDYANLIPYAKNKVPYPTVYTIEEIKKIEAVIDRNTLTGKRDYAMILLDTRLGMRAGDIVNLKIADFDFKHNKICINLNKGGNLQEFVLLPVIKDSVNDYLEASGNSGAEYIFESIDSPKRKVTTAILRHRLDYYFVKAGIDIKNKKHGPHSIRSSMTSSMVNDGVSYETVRKILGHEDRNAVKHYAALDIETLRKCAIEVKNPSGSFLEFLGGDDKNENMQ, from the coding sequence ATGCGAAGATTTAATGAATTCCTCCAGGGTGAATATCACTTATATGAACCCAAGGATGATCCTATAGAAGTATTAAGCGCTTTGCATAGAATAATAATTAATGGCTATCAAAAGTACTGCCGTAAAAAAAATAATTCGGATTGGACGATTTCAAGTAAGAGAGCTGCTGCTATATTCTTTCTAAGGCTTATCGAAGAAAGCGGAATATTCGATATGTCATTTGATGCTCGTGATACCACAGCAGCACTTCTTCATGTTAAAAATAATGATCAGTGGAATAATATCAGGCTGTTTCTTATTTATCTTCATGATGCAGGTTCAGTTTCTGAAGATTATGCCAATCTCATTCCATATGCAAAAAATAAAGTACCTTATCCAACTGTTTATACTATCGAAGAAATCAAAAAGATTGAAGCTGTCATTGACCGCAATACACTTACCGGAAAGCGTGATTATGCGATGATACTTTTAGACACCCGACTTGGCATGCGAGCCGGTGATATCGTTAATTTAAAAATAGCGGACTTTGACTTTAAACATAATAAGATATGTATCAATCTTAATAAAGGTGGAAACTTACAGGAATTTGTTCTTCTACCAGTAATTAAGGACTCAGTTAATGACTATCTCGAAGCATCTGGGAACAGTGGGGCTGAGTATATATTTGAATCTATTGATTCTCCAAAGAGAAAAGTTACTACCGCAATTTTACGTCATAGACTTGACTACTATTTTGTGAAGGCTGGAATTGATATTAAAAACAAGAAACATGGACCTCATTCCATCAGATCATCAATGACTTCATCAATGGTAAATGATGGAGTTTCCTATGAGACTGTTCGTAAGATACTCGGTCACGAAGACCGTAATGCGGTAAAACACTATGCAGCCCTTGATATTGAAACTCTTAGAAAATGTGCAATCGAAGTTAAGAATCCAAGTGGCTCCTTTCTTGAATTCCTAGGTGGCGACGATAAAAATGAAAACATGCAATGA
- a CDS encoding tyrosine-type recombinase/integrase — protein sequence MKRNKPTEFAKYLHSFLVQYLVNEKNVSHNTVKSYATAFKLLLDFLYEEMGMNPDRIEFDDINSEVIIEYLEWMEKTRNISISTRNQRLAAIKSFYKYVSKKSPSMIYTCSSIIGLDAKKGSNRMIPYLDMDQITILIEYLKEYRSMKELLLFSVLYETGARVSELISIHVSDLRLDKEHSIIVLHGKGNKVRRLPISKDLSTLITCYLKGDDYVDWDGLGYLFYSQQHAPYTRFAINYMINSWKKGVNEIYPNVLPEHIHPHMIRHSKATHLLDEGVDLYEIKMFLGHASIETTQIYATPDLGKIKEDIEKAAANIQVNNKYDELKTGEL from the coding sequence ATGAAGAGAAATAAACCAACCGAATTTGCGAAATATCTTCATAGCTTTCTGGTCCAGTATTTGGTAAATGAAAAAAATGTGTCTCATAATACCGTAAAGTCTTATGCAACGGCATTTAAACTCTTATTAGATTTTCTATATGAGGAAATGGGAATGAATCCAGATCGGATTGAATTCGATGATATTAATTCAGAAGTTATAATAGAATATCTTGAATGGATGGAAAAGACCAGAAATATAAGTATATCTACAAGGAACCAGCGTCTAGCCGCAATAAAGTCTTTCTATAAGTATGTTTCAAAAAAGTCACCATCAATGATTTATACATGCTCAAGCATTATCGGATTAGACGCTAAGAAAGGTTCCAACAGAATGATACCATATTTAGATATGGATCAAATAACGATTTTGATTGAATATTTAAAAGAATACAGAAGTATGAAGGAACTTCTCCTATTTTCTGTTCTTTATGAGACAGGCGCCCGAGTGAGTGAATTGATTTCCATCCATGTTTCTGATCTTAGATTAGACAAAGAGCACTCAATTATTGTACTCCATGGCAAAGGAAACAAAGTGCGCAGACTGCCGATCTCTAAAGATCTTAGCACGCTGATAACATGTTATTTAAAAGGTGATGATTATGTGGACTGGGATGGCCTTGGCTATCTATTCTATTCACAGCAGCACGCACCTTATACAAGATTTGCAATCAATTATATGATAAACAGCTGGAAAAAAGGTGTGAATGAAATCTATCCTAATGTTCTTCCTGAACATATTCATCCACATATGATCAGACATTCAAAGGCAACGCATCTTCTCGATGAAGGTGTAGATCTCTATGAGATCAAAATGTTTTTAGGTCATGCCAGCATTGAAACCACTCAAATCTATGCAACCCCAGATTTAGGAAAAATCAAAGAAGATATTGAGAAAGCTGCAGCAAATATTCAGGTAAATAATAAATATGATGAACTTAAAACAGGAGAGCTGTAA
- a CDS encoding tyrosine-type recombinase/integrase, with protein MNVRPSDCTLDYVFVTSDPPYRVKEELRTHNYIIKGYLEQAGVDCSNRHHGFHALRHSGATRLLECDTDVETITAILGHSSPNITMAYLTADISVLKDLALEVPYVKKV; from the coding sequence ATGAATGTCAGACCATCAGATTGCACGCTTGACTATGTGTTTGTAACGTCAGATCCGCCTTACAGAGTCAAAGAGGAATTAAGAACACATAATTATATTATAAAAGGATACTTGGAACAGGCAGGAGTTGACTGCTCTAATAGACATCATGGTTTTCACGCTCTTAGACATTCGGGTGCAACGCGACTTCTGGAATGCGACACTGATGTAGAAACCATCACTGCCATTCTTGGTCACAGCAGTCCTAATATTACTATGGCATATCTCACTGCTGACATTTCAGTGCTTAAGGATCTTGCCCTGGAGGTGCCTTATGTCAAAAAAGTTTAA
- a CDS encoding tyrosine-type recombinase/integrase, with product MSKKFNSIFADDLENFVSFKKSLGLKYEKEQPRLIRLDKLLDSLELKEKKITKDTFEYITKRSGMKEANYARQFAVTRDFCKYLITIGYKDIYWEDREFHIQNNHTPVIYSDEEIRMIFSAIDDHIVKSLGTNGYRLWYGMAIIIRLLWSCGLRISEVLSLKKQDINLDQSYLRIWKSKGNRSRIVVMSESMTVCLREYLEMFCSDDSALFLNTKGREIDADSVRDYYHKIQKECYLSLSRLHDLRHCFASKAIRQMIDKGYSEYASSVYLYKYMGHSNFSETEYYLHFTDIDMERIRKIADQFSQEIYKGVINNEEK from the coding sequence ATGTCAAAAAAGTTTAACAGCATCTTTGCAGATGATCTTGAGAATTTCGTTAGTTTTAAAAAATCACTTGGCTTAAAGTATGAGAAGGAACAGCCCAGATTAATACGTTTAGATAAGCTTTTAGATAGCCTTGAACTTAAGGAAAAAAAGATTACAAAAGATACATTTGAATATATTACTAAACGCTCAGGCATGAAAGAAGCTAATTACGCAAGGCAGTTTGCGGTGACAAGGGATTTCTGCAAGTATCTGATAACAATAGGATATAAAGATATCTACTGGGAAGATCGGGAATTCCACATTCAAAACAATCACACCCCGGTTATTTACAGTGATGAGGAAATAAGGATGATCTTTTCAGCCATCGATGATCATATTGTGAAATCTCTTGGAACTAATGGTTATCGGCTATGGTATGGGATGGCTATTATTATCAGACTCCTTTGGTCATGTGGACTGAGAATCAGTGAGGTTCTAAGTCTAAAAAAGCAGGATATTAATCTTGATCAGTCTTATTTGCGCATATGGAAATCAAAGGGAAACCGATCCCGCATCGTTGTTATGTCCGAATCAATGACAGTCTGCTTAAGAGAATACCTTGAAATGTTCTGCAGCGATGATTCCGCTCTGTTTTTAAACACAAAAGGAAGAGAGATCGATGCAGATTCAGTAAGGGATTACTACCATAAAATCCAAAAAGAGTGTTATCTTTCTTTATCAAGACTCCATGATCTTCGCCACTGCTTTGCCAGCAAGGCTATTAGACAAATGATTGATAAAGGGTATAGCGAGTATGCATCATCAGTTTATCTCTACAAATACATGGGACACAGCAACTTCAGTGAAACCGAATACTATCTTCATTTTACTGACATCGATATGGAGAGAATAAGAAAAATTGCGGATCAGTTTAGTCAGGAAATTTATAAAGGGGTGATTAACAATGAAGAGAAATAA
- a CDS encoding tyrosine-type recombinase/integrase, producing MDTQINIKGKYALASKIIRGEDFRNNLNYYDLLCLFDSYLKNCDLKDVTRIKYLFTACWFFDFLDAEGKVLSQCDIHLCIRFCVLIDNMKSWSAFYKARSKQQFKRLLKWLHDNEMIPFSENTVLPKIIWHREESLPSFYTAQEVSAMLDAVDISTAKGKEHYLILTLIVYYSLRISDVVYLKLSSIHWKDNEIRLTAFKNGANITLPLIEPVKLSC from the coding sequence ATGGATACACAAATCAATATTAAGGGTAAATATGCTCTTGCATCAAAGATTATTAGAGGGGAGGATTTTAGGAATAATCTTAATTATTATGATCTTTTATGTTTGTTTGACAGCTATTTGAAAAATTGTGATTTAAAAGATGTCACAAGAATTAAGTATCTTTTTACTGCATGCTGGTTCTTCGATTTTCTGGATGCAGAAGGTAAAGTTCTTTCTCAATGTGATATTCATCTATGTATTAGATTTTGCGTACTGATTGATAACATGAAAAGCTGGAGTGCATTTTACAAAGCAAGATCTAAACAACAATTTAAAAGACTTCTTAAATGGCTTCATGACAATGAAATGATTCCTTTTTCAGAGAATACTGTTTTACCAAAGATAATTTGGCACAGGGAAGAAAGTCTGCCGTCATTTTATACAGCTCAGGAAGTTTCAGCGATGCTTGATGCAGTTGACATTTCAACTGCTAAGGGAAAAGAACATTATCTTATTCTTACTCTGATTGTTTATTACTCACTAAGAATAAGTGACGTTGTCTATTTGAAGCTATCCAGCATACATTGGAAAGACAATGAAATCAGGCTAACTGCTTTTAAGAATGGTGCAAATATTACTCTTCCATTAATTGAGCCTGTAAAGCTGAGCTGCTAG
- the tnpB gene encoding IS66 family insertion sequence element accessory protein TnpB (TnpB, as the term is used for proteins encoded by IS66 family insertion elements, is considered an accessory protein, since TnpC, encoded by a neighboring gene, is a DDE family transposase.) — translation MNFLGDDIKQIFVCTEPVDLRKGIDGYAAIVQSIFHRSPMDHCLYIFCNRSHNKIKALYYDNASTGFWLLYKRLEKGTFKWKISSDGSYAEISERQFRWLMEGLKINQPTAFKKIERQYV, via the coding sequence ATGAATTTCTTAGGAGACGATATTAAGCAGATTTTTGTATGCACGGAACCGGTTGACCTGAGAAAAGGCATTGACGGCTATGCAGCCATCGTTCAGTCTATCTTCCACAGAAGTCCGATGGATCATTGCCTATACATCTTCTGCAACAGATCGCACAATAAAATTAAGGCGCTCTACTATGACAACGCCAGCACAGGCTTTTGGCTGCTTTACAAAAGACTGGAAAAAGGAACGTTCAAATGGAAGATATCATCTGATGGCAGCTATGCGGAGATCAGCGAGCGGCAGTTCAGATGGCTGATGGAAGGACTCAAAATAAACCAGCCAACGGCATTCAAAAAAATAGAAAGGCAGTATGTATAA
- a CDS encoding IS66 family transposase → MNKILKMIDKICTGMQKGNADNIIKSMTHEDLETITMLLASKVNNLTEIILSMKRQSFGRKSEKFNPDQLNIFELLGLEDNTVAIVDSDDIPDGAKQAKKNPRKPKGKALSGLPVKEVHYNPDSTVCPICGKEMHEIAPTVINELVYIPAQIYIKKSIFHNFACFNQHKDCDESNNDHLKIYHSSQPVPVTLFEKSAASPAFVAHTAYDLLKKCVPLYRQEKAYKDMGYNISRTLLSNWLWRSMNEYLRFIVDKMRHDFLRLSFIHLDETELKVLEEVKRGTRNSDSYVWIGMSGEIEDKQMAIYSYGPGRSINELKKMLIIDGEHFSGTAVTDGYTVYDNYTDFSGHAGCWAHYSSRIIILDKLTSAFI, encoded by the coding sequence ATGAATAAGATATTAAAAATGATAGATAAAATCTGCACAGGTATGCAGAAAGGAAATGCAGACAATATAATAAAATCTATGACGCACGAAGATCTTGAGACTATCACTATGCTTTTGGCGTCCAAAGTTAATAATCTTACAGAAATTATTCTCTCAATGAAAAGACAGTCATTTGGACGAAAGAGCGAGAAGTTCAATCCTGATCAGCTCAATATCTTTGAGCTCCTTGGATTAGAGGATAATACCGTTGCGATCGTAGACAGCGATGATATTCCTGATGGTGCTAAACAGGCAAAAAAGAATCCAAGAAAGCCAAAAGGAAAGGCTCTTTCTGGTTTGCCGGTAAAAGAAGTGCATTATAACCCTGACAGCACTGTTTGTCCAATATGCGGCAAGGAGATGCATGAAATCGCTCCTACCGTTATTAATGAGTTAGTGTATATACCTGCGCAAATCTACATCAAGAAAAGTATTTTCCATAATTTTGCATGCTTTAACCAGCACAAGGATTGCGATGAGTCTAATAATGATCATCTGAAGATATATCACAGCAGTCAGCCTGTACCGGTGACTCTTTTTGAAAAATCGGCAGCCAGTCCAGCTTTTGTGGCCCATACCGCTTATGATCTTCTTAAGAAGTGTGTGCCTCTTTATCGCCAGGAGAAGGCCTATAAGGATATGGGCTACAATATCTCCAGAACGCTTCTTAGCAACTGGCTATGGCGAAGCATGAATGAGTATCTGCGTTTTATCGTCGATAAAATGCGCCACGATTTCCTGAGACTTAGTTTTATCCACCTCGATGAAACAGAGCTAAAAGTCCTTGAGGAAGTCAAGCGTGGGACTAGAAATTCAGATAGTTATGTCTGGATCGGCATGTCCGGAGAAATAGAAGACAAGCAGATGGCCATCTATTCCTACGGACCTGGACGAAGCATCAACGAACTTAAAAAAATGCTCATTATTGACGGCGAGCATTTTTCAGGAACGGCAGTGACCGATGGATATACCGTTTACGATAACTATACCGATTTTTCAGGTCACGCAGGGTGCTGGGCTCATTATTCAAGTAGAATTATTATTCTAGACAAACTGACAAGCGCTTTTATTTAA